From the genome of Anabrus simplex isolate iqAnaSimp1 chromosome X, ASM4041472v1, whole genome shotgun sequence, one region includes:
- the LOC136886050 gene encoding integral membrane protein 2B isoform X1: MAFKNLVFLVAVAIFLQSAVADPVLIRRWGAAATNAPEENEVLKVNGQEIVETNYVNEFSADPDPEIAEVDVDVVPIPQFTDSELIRFVHDFNYNKTAIIDPYRQRCFVMDLDYDRYALPSSVFDLFWKMNTNYYGVDLEVIRENMRVLLPQIEDTEGLGPVIQWNCLDFHTYMLIRVEIEAMVKRSISEELPAFRERVGERLLEFRIVNMEEVTDYEKNM; encoded by the coding sequence AGTGCCGTGGCGGACCCAGTGCTGATCCGGAGATGGGGAGCCGCAGCCACCAACGCGCCAGAGGAGAACGAAGTCCTAAAGGTCAATGGACAAGAGATAGTGGAAACGAACTACGTCAATGAATTCTCCGCAGACCCTGACCCCGAGATTGCCGAAGTGGATGTTGACGTGGTTCCAATCCCTCAGTTCACAGACAGCGAGCTGATACGATTCGTGCACGACTTCAATTACAACAAAACTGCAATAATCGATCCGTATCGGCAGAGGTGTTTCGTCATGGATCTCGATTACGATCGATATGCCCTACCTTCATCTGTCTTCGATTTGTTTTGGAAAATGAACACCAATTACTATGGCGTTGACCTGGAAGTGATCAGGGAGAACATGAGAGTGCTACTTCCCCAAATTGAAGATACGGAAGGACTCGGACCTGTTATACAATGGAACTGTCTCGACTTCCACACTTACATGCTTATCAGAGTCGAAATAGAGGCTATGGTTAAAAGGAGCATTTCTGAGGAATTACCAGCTTTCAGAGAAAGAGTTGGCGAACGATTGTTAGAGTTTAGAATTGTTAACATGGAAGAAGTAACAGATTACGAGAAAAATATGTAA